Proteins encoded together in one Marinobacter sp. Arc7-DN-1 window:
- a CDS encoding iron-containing alcohol dehydrogenase: MTNKYYEFFCPVKVIAGKAALEHIPYELTGMAAKRPMIVTDKGVRAAGLLEPVIAACEESGLEITAIYDDVPPDSSTTVVRDIAGIYRQEKCDSIIAVGGGSAIDTGKAVNILVSEGGDDIARYSGAGVLKHPLKPFLVVPTTAGTGSEVTSVAVITDEGKGVKLPFTSSFLLPNAAIIDPRMTLTLPPHITAATAMDAMTHATEAFTCMAKNPLSDAYATAAIKKVSNSLLKVMDNPKDSDGRLELAQASTMAGIAFSNSMVGLVHALGHATGAICHLPHGLCMSLYLPYVLEYNLETIREPLGELLLYLEGPEVYAATPASRRAEASISAIRKLRDALYKRCQLPRTLKETGKVTEAQLDAIAEMALDDGSIMFNPKEVSLEDARAVLRRAWA, from the coding sequence ATGACCAACAAATACTATGAGTTCTTCTGCCCGGTAAAAGTGATTGCCGGCAAGGCCGCCCTCGAGCACATTCCTTATGAGCTGACTGGCATGGCCGCCAAACGACCAATGATTGTCACTGACAAGGGCGTGCGCGCCGCAGGCCTGCTGGAGCCGGTGATTGCCGCCTGCGAGGAAAGCGGGCTGGAAATCACCGCCATCTACGATGACGTGCCACCGGATTCCTCCACCACCGTGGTGCGCGATATTGCCGGTATTTACCGCCAGGAAAAATGCGACTCCATCATCGCTGTCGGGGGTGGTTCGGCCATAGATACTGGCAAGGCGGTCAACATCCTGGTGTCCGAGGGTGGTGACGACATTGCCAGGTACAGCGGCGCTGGCGTGCTCAAACATCCCCTGAAACCGTTTCTGGTGGTTCCGACCACCGCCGGCACTGGCTCCGAAGTAACCTCGGTGGCGGTGATTACCGACGAGGGCAAGGGCGTAAAGCTCCCGTTTACCTCCTCGTTCCTGCTGCCCAATGCCGCGATCATTGATCCGCGCATGACCCTCACCCTGCCGCCGCATATCACGGCGGCAACGGCGATGGATGCCATGACCCATGCAACGGAAGCCTTTACCTGCATGGCCAAGAATCCGCTGAGCGATGCCTACGCTACGGCGGCAATCAAGAAGGTCAGCAATTCCCTTCTGAAGGTCATGGACAACCCAAAAGACAGTGACGGCCGGCTGGAACTGGCCCAGGCTTCCACCATGGCAGGCATTGCCTTCTCTAACTCAATGGTGGGCCTGGTGCATGCTCTCGGACATGCAACCGGTGCCATCTGCCACCTGCCCCATGGGTTGTGTATGAGCCTGTACCTGCCTTACGTACTCGAGTACAACCTCGAAACGATCCGGGAGCCCCTGGGCGAGTTGCTGCTATACCTGGAAGGACCGGAAGTCTACGCCGCTACCCCGGCAAGCCGCCGGGCCGAGGCCAGTATTTCCGCAATCCGGAAATTACGGGATGCTCTGTACAAACGGTGTCAGCTGCCGCGCACGCTGAAAGAAACCGGCAAGGTGACGGAAGCGCAGCTGGACGCTATCGCGGAGATGGCACTGGATGACGGTTCCATCATGTTCAACCCGAAGGAAGTCAGTCTTGAAGATGCCCGCGCCGTACTGCGTCGCGCCTGGGCCTGA
- a CDS encoding PaaI family thioesterase, producing MTDPEILRYTQETGDFSRMLESIPYATWIGLHCERFGDDLIFRLPCKDSNLGNPILPAIHGGVIGGFMEMAANIYLIMSQESLRMPRIVDFSLDYLRAGLNRETYAECRLTRQGNRVANVMVSAWQKSRSQPIATARAHFLLED from the coding sequence ATGACCGATCCGGAAATCCTCCGGTATACCCAGGAAACCGGCGACTTCAGCCGGATGCTTGAAAGTATTCCCTACGCCACCTGGATCGGCCTGCACTGTGAGCGGTTCGGAGACGACCTGATTTTCCGCCTGCCCTGCAAGGATTCCAACCTCGGCAACCCGATCCTGCCGGCCATCCACGGCGGTGTGATTGGTGGCTTTATGGAAATGGCCGCCAATATCTACCTGATTATGTCCCAGGAAAGCCTTCGCATGCCCCGCATCGTCGACTTCTCCCTGGATTACCTCCGGGCGGGTCTCAACCGCGAAACCTACGCCGAATGCCGCCTGACCCGCCAGGGCAATCGTGTGGCCAACGTGATGGTCAGCGCCTGGCAGAAATCCCGTTCGCAACCCATAGCAACTGCCCGGGCCCACTTCCTCCTCGAAGACTGA
- a CDS encoding ABC transporter permease translates to MAAAKKLMSVRRDWRERDVRVVLAALIIAVATVATIALFASQLQRTLVTSASSFLAADRQLEAENGRPIPESWLEQATERGLETGRMVEFSTMVFGADNFQLVSVKAVSNEYPLRGDIEIQQNPEGPRERVKQGPAPGEVWINPRLLRLLELEIGDSLEVGSRSLTVSGLLIREPDGGFRLSALAPRVMMHVDDVSSTGVVQEGSRVEFVYLFAGEEASLDAYYQWLQPRLEPSHEWESVRDGETFSQSLERAERFLLLGGSLAVLLAAVAVAVASRQYALSQRDTVALLKTLGLSGAGIGGLYLRRLALWGVAGIVGGLLVALPLYWLLTRMLSEVLERPVGFQLDPSALVPALLTALVSLFAFAYPPVRRLRNVPAMRVLRSQPGETGREALPDLVIAIVAVFGLVWVYAGELALVVSLLGGLALLLGALGLAGWLLVATLHRVRGGSNSWRLALVGLYRHRKASLSQIAVFAMTLMLAATLILVRTSLLADWQAQLPDNAPNHFLINIAPDTVDEIDAFWQERGQPLDKLYPMVRGRLTGLNGQPVKEVVSKDERIGALNRELNLTWMSELPDDNRIVEGSWFRQGQKGGVSVESELAGKLGLVLGDALTFTIGSEKVTETVTSIRTVQWDSMKPNFYMAFPPGGGLSDMPATWITSFYLPMDKKDALNAFSRRFPTVSVLEIDHIIDRIQEIVRQVTQAIEAILALILAAALVVMAAVVSATLRDRQREGALLRTLGGRQSLLVRSTMLEFALLGGFAGILGVVAAEAAVWALQFQMFEGAFQWHWRVVLSIPLISAVVLALFGRWQLRPVLSVSPMLLLRRLE, encoded by the coding sequence ATGGCCGCTGCAAAAAAACTGATGTCTGTCCGCCGGGACTGGCGGGAGCGGGATGTGCGCGTTGTTTTGGCGGCACTGATCATTGCGGTTGCCACGGTTGCCACCATTGCCCTTTTTGCCAGCCAGCTGCAGCGCACCCTGGTGACCTCGGCCAGTTCCTTTCTGGCCGCCGACCGTCAGCTCGAAGCTGAAAACGGCCGTCCGATTCCGGAATCCTGGCTGGAGCAGGCAACGGAGCGTGGCCTTGAAACCGGTCGCATGGTGGAGTTCTCGACCATGGTGTTCGGTGCTGACAACTTCCAGCTGGTGTCCGTCAAGGCGGTGAGTAACGAGTACCCCCTGAGAGGCGATATTGAGATCCAGCAGAACCCTGAGGGGCCGAGGGAGCGGGTAAAACAGGGCCCGGCGCCAGGTGAAGTATGGATCAATCCTCGCCTGTTGCGTCTCCTGGAACTGGAAATCGGTGACAGTCTGGAAGTGGGAAGCCGAAGCCTGACTGTATCTGGCCTGCTGATTCGCGAGCCGGACGGCGGTTTCCGTCTTTCAGCCCTGGCCCCCCGGGTCATGATGCATGTCGACGATGTGTCCTCTACCGGCGTTGTTCAGGAAGGTAGCCGGGTTGAGTTTGTGTATCTGTTTGCCGGCGAAGAGGCCTCTCTCGACGCCTATTACCAATGGCTTCAGCCCCGGCTTGAGCCCAGCCATGAATGGGAGAGTGTACGTGACGGCGAAACCTTCTCCCAGTCGCTGGAGCGCGCAGAACGTTTCCTGTTGCTCGGTGGCAGCCTGGCCGTGCTGCTCGCCGCCGTGGCTGTTGCAGTGGCGAGCCGGCAATACGCGTTATCCCAGCGTGACACCGTGGCCCTGCTCAAGACTCTTGGCCTGAGTGGTGCCGGTATCGGAGGCCTGTATCTCCGGCGGCTGGCGCTCTGGGGGGTGGCCGGGATTGTCGGCGGCCTTTTGGTTGCACTTCCGCTGTATTGGCTGCTGACCCGTATGCTGAGCGAGGTGCTGGAGCGCCCGGTGGGTTTTCAGCTTGACCCCTCAGCTCTGGTGCCCGCCTTGCTCACTGCACTGGTCTCCCTGTTCGCCTTTGCCTACCCTCCGGTGCGCCGGCTCCGAAACGTACCGGCCATGCGGGTGTTGCGTAGTCAGCCCGGGGAAACCGGCCGTGAAGCGCTGCCGGATCTGGTTATCGCCATCGTGGCGGTGTTCGGCCTGGTGTGGGTGTACGCCGGTGAACTGGCGTTGGTGGTGTCTCTGCTCGGTGGTCTCGCATTGTTGCTGGGAGCGCTCGGGTTGGCCGGCTGGCTGCTGGTTGCGACCCTTCACCGGGTCCGTGGTGGCAGCAATTCCTGGCGCCTGGCTCTTGTCGGTCTTTACCGACACCGCAAAGCCAGCCTGTCCCAGATTGCGGTCTTTGCGATGACCCTTATGCTGGCAGCCACGCTGATTCTGGTGCGGACATCGTTGCTGGCGGACTGGCAGGCACAACTGCCCGACAACGCGCCCAATCACTTCCTGATCAATATTGCGCCCGATACGGTCGATGAAATCGACGCCTTCTGGCAGGAGCGTGGTCAGCCACTGGATAAACTTTATCCCATGGTTCGCGGCCGTCTGACCGGGCTCAATGGCCAGCCGGTGAAGGAGGTGGTCAGCAAGGATGAGCGTATTGGTGCCCTCAACCGAGAGCTGAACCTCACCTGGATGTCGGAACTGCCAGACGATAACCGGATTGTGGAGGGCAGCTGGTTCCGGCAGGGGCAGAAAGGCGGGGTTTCTGTGGAGTCCGAACTGGCGGGAAAGCTGGGTCTCGTTCTGGGTGATGCGCTGACGTTTACCATCGGCTCCGAAAAAGTCACCGAAACCGTGACCAGTATTCGCACCGTTCAATGGGACAGCATGAAGCCCAACTTCTACATGGCTTTTCCGCCTGGCGGCGGTCTGTCGGATATGCCAGCAACCTGGATCACCAGTTTCTATCTGCCCATGGACAAAAAAGATGCCCTGAATGCATTCTCCCGAAGATTCCCGACGGTGTCCGTACTGGAGATTGACCACATCATCGACCGGATTCAGGAGATCGTCCGGCAGGTTACCCAGGCCATTGAAGCGATTCTGGCGCTTATTCTTGCCGCCGCACTGGTGGTGATGGCCGCTGTGGTCAGCGCCACGCTCCGTGACCGGCAGCGGGAGGGCGCCCTGCTGAGAACCCTGGGCGGCCGGCAGAGCCTGCTGGTGCGCAGCACCATGCTCGAGTTTGCCTTGCTAGGCGGTTTCGCCGGGATTCTGGGGGTGGTTGCGGCCGAGGCTGCCGTCTGGGCACTTCAGTTCCAGATGTTTGAAGGAGCCTTCCAATGGCACTGGCGTGTGGTCTTGTCGATCCCTCTGATCAGCGCGGTTGTATTGGCGCTGTTTGGCCGATGGCAATTGCGGCCGGTGTTGAGCGTGTCGCCGATGCTCTTGCTGAGACGCCTGGAATAA
- a CDS encoding M48 family metalloprotease, protein MNLSAIKISLFTIALTFTLGGCSVNPVTGEKQLSLIGENQELAMGAEQYVPTQQIQGGQFYIDPELTLYVREVGQKMAAVSDRPDLPYEFVVLNSSVPNAWALPGGKIAINRGLLTELGDEAQLASVLGHEIVHAAARHSVQRMQQGMLISAGVAGLGFALSDNEWSGLIMGGAALGTQLALAQYSQGDELESDHYGILYMKEAGYDPAAAVELQEIFLKLSEGSQSGFIDGLFATHPPSAKRVEENRQLARKIGTGGYRGKDVYDRRMAKLRSLQPAYDAHDKAMELASKGEMKAALDKVNEAIRLLPREAMFYALRGRIYQEQKQDDKASTDFEKAVELYPEMFKYRLYNGLNALRLNNLDKARENLTKANETVPTSIAFLRLGDVAVKQNNRNEAIAYYSKAAEAGGDVAEEAKRKLAALTQ, encoded by the coding sequence GTGAACCTGTCCGCTATAAAAATCAGCCTATTCACAATTGCCCTGACTTTCACACTGGGCGGTTGTTCGGTCAACCCGGTTACCGGAGAAAAGCAGCTTTCGCTGATCGGAGAGAACCAGGAACTCGCCATGGGCGCGGAGCAATACGTGCCCACCCAGCAAATCCAGGGCGGCCAGTTTTACATTGATCCCGAGCTGACACTGTATGTGCGGGAAGTCGGCCAGAAAATGGCGGCGGTAAGCGATCGTCCGGATCTGCCCTATGAGTTCGTGGTTCTTAACAGCAGCGTTCCCAACGCCTGGGCCCTGCCCGGAGGAAAGATTGCCATCAACCGAGGCCTGCTGACAGAGCTCGGCGACGAGGCCCAGCTGGCGTCGGTCCTGGGCCATGAGATTGTTCACGCGGCGGCGAGGCACAGTGTCCAGCGAATGCAGCAGGGCATGTTAATCAGCGCAGGTGTTGCCGGCCTTGGTTTTGCGTTGTCGGACAACGAGTGGTCCGGCCTGATCATGGGTGGCGCTGCGCTGGGCACCCAGCTTGCATTGGCGCAATACAGCCAGGGCGATGAGCTGGAATCCGATCACTACGGCATTCTCTATATGAAAGAAGCGGGCTACGATCCGGCCGCGGCGGTTGAGCTTCAGGAAATCTTCCTGAAATTATCGGAAGGCAGCCAGTCCGGTTTTATCGACGGCCTGTTCGCCACTCACCCGCCCTCTGCGAAACGAGTGGAGGAAAACCGGCAACTCGCCCGGAAAATCGGGACTGGCGGCTACCGTGGCAAGGATGTTTACGACCGCAGGATGGCCAAACTTCGCTCACTGCAACCTGCCTATGATGCCCACGACAAAGCCATGGAACTGGCTTCCAAGGGCGAGATGAAAGCGGCTCTGGACAAGGTGAATGAAGCCATTCGCCTGCTGCCACGGGAAGCGATGTTTTACGCCCTGCGCGGCCGCATTTATCAGGAGCAGAAACAGGATGACAAAGCGAGTACCGATTTCGAGAAGGCGGTGGAACTCTACCCCGAGATGTTCAAGTATCGCCTTTACAACGGCCTGAACGCCCTGAGGCTCAACAATCTGGACAAGGCCCGGGAGAACCTCACGAAAGCCAATGAGACGGTCCCCACATCCATTGCCTTCCTGCGCCTGGGCGATGTTGCCGTTAAACAGAACAACCGTAATGAGGCAATCGCCTACTACAGCAAGGCCGCTGAAGCCGGCGGTGATGTTGCCGAAGAGGCCAAACGGAAACTGGCTGCGTTGACTCAGTAA
- a CDS encoding PaaI family thioesterase, with protein sequence MNDDIRRKRVTRFIDTLNQAKELGLTVTRAKKGNLTLCLPYSDRIIGNPDTGVIHGGAITTLMDTTSGCVILCTLEDFELCPTLDLRVDYMRPAQPRQPVYARAETYRVTRNIIFTRCEAYQEGGETIANCVATFMRIGKDASPRHYRDLITGGEE encoded by the coding sequence ATGAACGATGACATCCGACGGAAGCGGGTTACCCGTTTTATCGATACGCTCAACCAGGCCAAGGAGCTCGGCCTCACGGTTACCAGGGCCAAAAAAGGCAACCTGACACTTTGCCTGCCCTACAGTGACCGGATCATCGGAAATCCGGACACGGGCGTGATTCATGGCGGTGCCATAACGACATTGATGGATACAACCTCAGGTTGCGTGATTCTGTGCACCCTGGAGGACTTCGAACTCTGCCCGACGCTGGACCTGCGGGTGGACTACATGCGCCCGGCGCAGCCCCGCCAGCCGGTTTATGCCCGGGCCGAAACCTACCGGGTAACCCGTAACATTATCTTTACCCGCTGTGAGGCTTACCAGGAGGGGGGTGAAACGATTGCAAACTGCGTAGCCACCTTCATGCGCATTGGAAAGGATGCCAGCCCCAGACATTACCGGGACCTGATTACAGGAGGTGAAGAATGA
- a CDS encoding ABC transporter ATP-binding protein, which translates to MTNVNPESQSPMLRVENLTHRVSLETDTLTILQGVSLEINRGESVAIIGRSGSGKTTLLGLLAGLDTPSDGTVELDGSVISKLSEDERAKLRAHRVGFVFQSFQLLPALTALENVMLPLELAGMEAPEKRARELLERVGLGERLTHTPRQLSGGEQQRVAIARAFASDPLILFADEPTGNLDNRTGQAVSDLLMALNREQGTTLVMVTHDEHLAARCSRQLHIEAGVLTEPEAAQEMAH; encoded by the coding sequence ATGACCAATGTTAACCCGGAAAGCCAGAGCCCCATGTTACGGGTGGAAAACCTGACTCATCGCGTCAGCCTCGAAACCGATACGCTAACGATCCTGCAGGGGGTCAGTCTGGAAATCAATCGGGGAGAGTCCGTAGCCATTATCGGTCGCTCCGGTTCCGGCAAGACCACGTTGCTGGGACTACTGGCGGGTCTTGATACACCAAGCGACGGAACGGTTGAGCTGGACGGATCGGTGATCAGTAAGCTCAGCGAGGACGAGCGGGCGAAACTCCGCGCCCACCGGGTTGGATTTGTGTTTCAGTCATTTCAACTGCTGCCAGCTCTGACGGCGCTTGAGAACGTTATGCTGCCACTGGAGTTGGCCGGAATGGAAGCGCCGGAGAAGCGGGCGCGGGAGCTCCTGGAACGGGTAGGGCTGGGCGAGCGCCTGACCCACACACCAAGGCAGCTCTCCGGCGGTGAGCAACAGCGGGTGGCGATTGCCCGGGCGTTCGCCTCGGACCCCCTGATCCTGTTTGCCGATGAGCCCACGGGCAACCTGGATAACCGCACCGGCCAGGCGGTCTCCGACCTGCTGATGGCGCTGAACCGGGAGCAGGGCACCACACTGGTGATGGTAACCCACGATGAGCACCTGGCGGCTCGCTGCAGCCGGCAGCTGCATATCGAAGCCGGCGTCCTTACCGAACCTGAAGCGGCGCAGGAGATGGCGCACTGA
- a CDS encoding DUF599 domain-containing protein, with protein MGNLLELIALLWFLTCWLGYTEYSKRRAADRPCLSNTLDMYREDWMRVMLRRENRIADASVVGNLERNGAFFASSCLLILAGIITALGYTQEVMEVFSTMPFGKLPTREIWELRMVVLLVVFIYAFFKFTWSMRMYNFVSVMVGSAPPPDDTKTSPAGREAFARSAGNVCNLAGDAFNLGLRSYYYALAVVGWFIHPLVFMAASTLVVIVLYRREFCSNALEALRAGKVFDEPVPGKAENSPKPKS; from the coding sequence ATGGGTAATTTGCTCGAACTGATTGCATTGCTCTGGTTCCTGACTTGCTGGCTTGGCTACACCGAATACTCCAAGCGTCGGGCTGCTGATCGCCCCTGCCTGTCCAACACCCTCGATATGTACCGGGAAGACTGGATGCGGGTCATGCTGCGGCGGGAGAACCGCATTGCCGATGCTTCCGTGGTTGGCAATCTCGAACGCAATGGCGCCTTTTTCGCCTCCAGCTGCCTGTTGATTCTGGCCGGTATTATCACTGCCCTGGGTTATACCCAGGAAGTCATGGAAGTGTTCAGCACCATGCCATTCGGCAAACTGCCAACTCGCGAAATCTGGGAGCTGCGCATGGTGGTGCTGCTCGTCGTCTTTATTTACGCTTTTTTCAAATTCACCTGGTCGATGCGAATGTACAACTTTGTGTCGGTGATGGTCGGCAGTGCGCCGCCGCCGGACGACACCAAAACCAGCCCGGCGGGCCGCGAAGCCTTCGCCCGGAGTGCCGGCAACGTCTGTAATCTGGCTGGGGACGCCTTCAACCTTGGCCTGCGCTCCTACTATTATGCATTGGCTGTGGTTGGCTGGTTTATCCACCCGCTCGTTTTCATGGCCGCCTCGACGCTGGTGGTTATCGTACTTTACCGCCGGGAATTCTGTTCCAATGCCCTTGAAGCCCTGCGGGCCGGGAAGGTGTTCGATGAACCGGTCCCCGGCAAGGCCGAGAACAGCCCCAAACCCAAAAGCTGA
- a CDS encoding arylesterase, with the protein MHTASAYVRSILFLAVALLALPAMASQNTLLIVGDSLSAAYGVPSETAWVQLLRNRLQSNGLAGWEVVNASISGETTDGGARRLPELIAENDPEVVIIELGGNDGLRGFPPNVIESNLASMIEQVQDSGARAVLVGMQIPPNYGQRYTEMFAEIYPKLSDRYNTDLVPFFLDGIYNEDGLMQDDGIHPTEEAQARLLENVWPVIGPILE; encoded by the coding sequence ATGCATACGGCATCGGCGTACGTCAGATCAATTCTTTTTCTCGCGGTTGCCCTGCTGGCCCTGCCGGCAATGGCCAGCCAGAACACACTGCTTATTGTCGGTGACAGCCTCAGCGCAGCCTATGGCGTACCCTCCGAGACTGCCTGGGTGCAGTTACTGCGCAACCGTCTGCAGAGCAACGGGCTGGCCGGCTGGGAAGTGGTCAATGCCAGCATCAGCGGGGAAACCACCGATGGCGGTGCTCGCCGGCTGCCAGAACTGATAGCGGAAAACGACCCCGAGGTTGTGATTATCGAACTTGGCGGCAACGATGGCCTTCGCGGCTTCCCTCCCAACGTCATCGAATCCAATCTCGCCTCCATGATCGAACAGGTTCAGGACTCCGGCGCCCGCGCCGTGCTTGTCGGCATGCAGATACCACCGAATTACGGACAACGCTACACGGAAATGTTTGCCGAAATATACCCGAAGCTGTCAGACCGCTATAACACCGATCTGGTTCCCTTCTTTCTTGATGGCATCTACAACGAGGATGGACTGATGCAGGATGACGGCATCCACCCAACCGAAGAAGCCCAGGCCAGGCTGCTGGAAAATGTCTGGCCGGTAATC
- a CDS encoding substrate-binding periplasmic protein, with product MKYRRSCRLPTVLSALLLTLAPLIFSAADAREQKVFHLNISPNGYPPYLIVDQGAPSGIIWDVVSLITQRLGYSVVAEQIPRKRVDEMLLGGHIDCTPRAREWTDDPDNFVFTDPIVTIEEVFFFPKRSEFVYETPEDLFSRTVVTHLGYLYPQLEPYFSEGKIRRFDVSRHRDMFTFVLHGDRFDVAVADRLVGKWILRNEGLQDQFSTSRKGIREYGLRLMLRPEWQSFANEFNTELARIRASGELDAILANYR from the coding sequence ATGAAATACCGACGCTCCTGCCGTCTCCCCACTGTTCTCAGCGCCCTGCTCCTCACGCTGGCGCCCCTTATATTCAGTGCCGCCGACGCCCGGGAACAGAAAGTCTTCCACCTGAACATTTCGCCCAATGGCTACCCGCCGTACCTGATTGTGGATCAGGGCGCGCCCTCGGGAATCATCTGGGATGTGGTTTCCCTGATTACTCAGCGGCTTGGTTACAGCGTGGTTGCCGAGCAGATTCCCCGGAAGCGAGTCGACGAGATGCTGCTTGGCGGGCACATCGACTGCACGCCAAGGGCCAGGGAGTGGACAGACGATCCCGACAACTTCGTGTTTACCGACCCGATTGTGACCATCGAGGAAGTGTTTTTCTTTCCGAAGCGCTCCGAGTTTGTCTATGAGACTCCGGAAGATCTTTTTTCCAGAACCGTCGTCACCCATCTGGGGTATCTCTACCCACAGCTGGAGCCCTATTTCTCTGAAGGCAAGATTCGCCGCTTCGATGTCTCCCGGCACCGTGATATGTTCACTTTCGTGCTTCACGGCGACCGGTTTGACGTCGCCGTCGCAGACAGGCTGGTCGGCAAATGGATCTTGCGTAACGAAGGCTTGCAGGACCAGTTCTCAACGTCCCGCAAGGGCATCAGAGAGTACGGACTCCGGCTGATGCTCCGGCCGGAATGGCAGTCCTTTGCCAATGAGTTCAATACTGAACTCGCCCGCATCCGGGCAAGCGGCGAACTGGATGCCATCCTGGCCAATTACCGTTAA